A genomic window from Streptomyces broussonetiae includes:
- a CDS encoding ATP-dependent Clp protease proteolytic subunit encodes MSRAFARHVLPEFTERTSSGARTLDPYGKLFEDRIVFLGTPLDDTAANDVMSQLMYLEHAAPERDITLYINSPGGTFQAMTSVYDTLRYVSCDVATYCLGQAVSCATLLLAAGTPGKRFALPGARMVLEQPRLAEPVEGQPSDLLIQAAELTRMRAVTEEVLVRHTGRTAEQVHADLERDLVLDAPAALAYGLVDGIVPSRRSTPGASDAR; translated from the coding sequence CGCACGCACGCTCGATCCCTACGGCAAGCTCTTCGAGGACCGGATCGTCTTCCTCGGCACCCCGCTCGACGACACGGCGGCCAATGACGTGATGTCCCAGTTGATGTACCTCGAACACGCGGCTCCCGAGCGGGACATCACGCTCTACATCAACTCCCCCGGCGGCACCTTTCAGGCGATGACCTCGGTCTACGACACGCTGCGTTACGTCAGTTGCGACGTGGCGACCTACTGCCTGGGCCAGGCGGTCTCCTGTGCCACGCTGCTGCTCGCGGCCGGCACCCCGGGCAAGCGGTTCGCCCTGCCCGGCGCACGCATGGTGCTCGAGCAGCCCCGGCTGGCCGAGCCGGTGGAGGGGCAGCCCAGCGACCTCCTCATCCAGGCCGCGGAGTTGACCCGGATGCGGGCGGTCACGGAGGAGGTGCTGGTACGGCACACCGGGCGCACGGCGGAGCAGGTGCACGCCGACCTGGAACGGGACCTCGTGCTGGACGCCCCGGCCGCCCTGGCCTACGGTCTGGTGGACGGCATCGTGCCCAGCCGGCGGAGCACACCCGGCGCATCGGACGCGAGGTAG